One part of the Desulfuromonadales bacterium genome encodes these proteins:
- a CDS encoding helix-turn-helix domain-containing protein yields MLGLTCRTVQRWRGQNGGYDRRNGPKTAPANKLTQAERQHVLSVANAPEYRDLSPQQIVPRLADEGRYIASESTFYRVLRAENQLAHRERCRPVTHRRPKEKKAT; encoded by the coding sequence ATGCTCGGGTTAACCTGTCGGACCGTCCAGCGCTGGCGTGGTCAGAATGGCGGCTATGATCGGCGCAACGGACCAAAGACCGCACCGGCCAACAAGTTGACTCAGGCCGAACGGCAGCATGTTCTGTCAGTCGCCAACGCTCCAGAGTACCGGGATCTGTCGCCCCAGCAGATTGTTCCTCGGCTTGCCGATGAAGGTCGGTATATCGCTTCGGAGTCGACCTTCTACCGCGTTCTGCGGGCTGAGAACCAGTTGGCGCATCGGGAGCGTTGCCGCCCGGTTACTCATCGTCGTCCGAAGGAGAAAAAGGCCACA